One Solanum pennellii chromosome 9, SPENNV200 DNA segment encodes these proteins:
- the LOC107031538 gene encoding ARM REPEAT PROTEIN INTERACTING WITH ABF2-like, which yields MENQKLTERSSSSARRSLKRKLEEDLQDDRKVSPSISSEDGHQDLEREVRTQVEILESSFSSSESDRASSKRAIHVLSEFAKNEEIVNVIVDCGAVPALVQHLQAPPHVSEGEGSHIPYEHEVEKGSAFTLGLLAIKPEHQQLIVDAGALPHLVNLLKRHRDAQNSRAVNGVIRRAADAVTNLAHENSSIKTRVRVEGGIPPLVELLEFVDSKVQRAAAGSLRTLAFKNDENKNQIVECSALPTLILMLRSEDTAIHYEAVGVIGNLVHSSPNIKKEVLLAGALQPVIGLLSSSCSESQREAALLLGQFAATDSDCKIHIVQRGAVPPLIEMLQSPDAQLREMSAFALGRLAQDTHNQAGIAHCGGIIPLLKLLDSKNGSLQHNAAFALYGLADNEDNVADLIKVGGVQKLQDGEFIVQPTRDCVAKTLKRLEEKIHGRILGHLLYLMRIGEKVIQRRVALALAHLCAPDDQKIIFIDNSGLELLLELFDSTNLKHKRDGSAALCKLANKASSLSQVDAAPPSPVPQVYLGEQYVNNSTLSDVTFLVEGKRFYAHRICLLASSDAFRAMFDGGYRERDAKDIEIPNIRWDVFELMMRYIYTGSVDVNLDVAQDLLRAADQYLLEGLKRLCEYAIAQDISVESVSLMFELSEAFNALTLRNACILFILEKFDQLSVMPWYSHLIQRVLPETRSYFERALTTAIQNDMRV from the exons ATGGAGAACCAGAAACTTACCGAGCGTTCCTCAAGTTCTGCGAGGAGGAGCTTGAAGAGAAAGTTAGAGGAAGATCTCCAAGACGATCGTAAGGTTTCTCCTTCTATATCTTCCGAAGATGGTCATCAAGATCTGGAACGTGAAGTTCGTACACAGGTCGAGATTCTTGAGTCATCTTTTTCTTCATCTGAGTCAGATCGAGCCTCTTCCAAACGCGCTATACATGTTCTCTCTGAATTTGCCAAAAACG AGGAAATTGTGAACGTAATTGTAGATTGTGGCGCTGTTCCGGCTTTGGTGCAGCATCTACAGGCGCCGCCTCATGTAAGTGAAGGTGAAGGTAGTCACATCCCATACGAACATGAGGTTGAGAAAGGAAGTGCTTTTACGCTTGGACTTCTTGCTATAAAA CCGGAGCACCAACAACTGATTGTTGATGCTGGAGCTTTGCCTCATCTTGTTAATTTGCTGAAGAGGCATAGAGATGCTCAGAATTCTCGAGCAGTCAATGGTGTTATTCGGCGCGCAGCTGATGCAGTCACAAATCTTGCTCATGAAAACAGTAGCATCAAAACtcgtgttag GGTTGAAGGTGGCATCCCTCCACTTGTTGAGTTGCTTGAGTTTGTTGATTCAAAGGTGCAGAGAGCAGCTGCAGGATCCTTACGTACGTTAGCATTTAAGAATGATGAAAACAAAAATCAG ATTGTGGAATGCAGTGCACTCCCTACTCTTATACTAATGCTTCGGTCTGAAGATACTGCTATACACTATGAAGCG GTTGGAGTCATTGGGAATCTGGTACACTCGTCACCAAATATCAAGAAAGAAGTTCTTCTTGCAGGAGCTTTACAACCTGTAATTGGTTTGCTTAG TTCCTCCTGTTCAGAGAGCCAAAGGGAAGCTGCTTTACTGCTAGGACAATTTGCAGCAACTGATTCAGACTGTAAG ATTCATATTGTTCAAAGAGGTGCAGTTCCACCATTAATTGAGATGCTTCAATCTCCAGATGCTCAACTTAGGGAAATGTCGGCCTTTGCCCTAGGAAGGTTGGCGCAG GACACACACAATCAGGCTGGTATTGCTCACTGTGGTGGAATTATCCCATTGTTGAAGCTCCTTGATTCAAAAAATGGATCATTACAACATAATGCTGCATTCGCTCTTTATGGGCTTGCTGATAATGAG GACAATGTTGCTGATCTTATAAAGGTCGGAGGTGTTCAAAAGCTTCAGGATGGAGAATTTATTGTCCAA CCAACTAGAGATTGTGTGGCGAAGACATTGAAGAGATTAGAAGAGAAGATCCATGGTCGA ATATTGGGCCATCTGTTATATTTGATGCGTATTGGGGAGAAGGTTATTCAGAGACGAGTTGCTTTAGCCCTTGCCCATCTTTGCGCACCAGATGACCAAAAGATCATTTTCATTGATAACAGTG GATTAGAATTGCTTTTGGAGCTCTTTGACTCAACAAACTTGAAACACAAAAGAGATGGCTCTGCAGCTTTATGCAAATTGGCTAATAAAGCTAGCTCACTTTCACAAGTCGATGCTGCTCCTCCTTCCCCAGTACCTCAG GTCTATCTGGGTGAACAATATGTAAATAATTCTACACTATCTGATGTAACATTTTTAGTTGAGG GCAAACGATTTTATGCCCATAGGATTTGTTTACTAGCTTCTTCTGATGCATTTCGAGCTATGTTTGATGGTGGCTACCGG GAGAGAGATGCCAAAGACATCGAAATCCCAAATATCCGATGGGACGTTTTTGAGTTGATGATGAG GTACATATACACAGGATCTGTTGATGTTAATTTAGATGTTGCACAGGATCTTCTAAGAGCTGCAGACCAGTATCTATTAGAGGGCCTTAAACGTCTTTGCGAGTATGCCATTGCACAA gATATATCTGTGGAAAGTGTCTCTCTCATGTTCGAATTGTCAGAGGCATTTAACGCTTTGACGTTGCGTAATGCTTGCATTCTATTCATTTTGGAAAAGTTTGACCAATTAAGTGTTATGCCATG GTATTCGCATTTGATTCAACGTGTATTACCTGAAACTCGAAGTTACTTTGAAAGGGCGCTTACCACGGCTATTCAAAATGACATGCGAGTCTAG
- the LOC107029155 gene encoding cyclin-P3-1 has translation MGTLAPEPEVTCSKKYLALGLKISGKEKSGKPRVLSLLSTLLERSVQNNESLLESSQSEDVITIFHGSRAPSLNIEQYLDRIYKYSCCSPSCFVVAHIYMEKFIECTSAHLTSLNVHRLLITSVMVAAKFIDDAFYNNAYYARVGGVTTKELNKLEMKFLFGLDFQLHVNVPTFGSYCSLIEKEGTVGLQIERSIQACRISESWSNKDDSKCAQIAR, from the exons ATGGGAACTTTGGCACCTGAACCTGAGGTCACATGCTCGAAAAAGTACTTAGCATTGGGTCTGAAGATATCTGGCAAGGAAAAATCAGGAAAACCCAGAGTTCTATCACTTCTTTCAACACTTCTTGAGAGGTCTGTTCAAAATAATGAAAGCTTATTAGAAAGTTCACAAAGTGAAGATGTGATCACAATATTTCATGGATCAAGAGCCCCCTCTCTCAATATTGAACAGTACTTGGATCGCATTTATAAGTATTCATGTTGCAGCCCTTCATGCTTTGTGGTCGCACACATATACATGGAGAAATTCATTGAATGCACTAGTGCTCATTTAACTTCCCTCAATGTTCACCGACTACTTATCACAAGTGTGATGGTGGCAGCAAAATTCATCGATGATGC ATTCTATAACAATGCATACTATGCAAGGGTAGGTGGTGTAACCACTAAAGAGTTGAATAAGCTGGAGATGAAATTCTTGTTTGGATTGGATTTTCAACTTCATGTAAATGTCCCGACATTCGGAAGCTATTGTTCTCTCATAGAGAAGGAAGGCACTGTAGGTCTCCAGATCGAGCGCTCAATTCAGGCATGTAGAATCAGTGAGAGCTGGTCAAACAAAGACGATTCCAAATGCGCACAGATTGCAAGATGA